AAAACAGCTCTACAAATCAAGTCTTCTGAGTCTAAGATTGTTTATAAGATCAAGAATAGTTTCAAGTACTTACTTAAGAGATAACAagaatattatttatctattaaaaatgaggctaaaaaataaagaagtaaatatttgaatacaGTGATATGAGAAGATGTCcatgtaagtgaaaaaaatcaacattacaTACAGTATAACCCATACAttgttaaaaaaacagaacagtggTTACCTTTGAGGAATAGGAGGCAGGAAAGacttgctttatatttttctaactatttgaatttgtttttaatcacaaacATGTATTATTTGAGAATAACaacatataatttaaagaaaaaagtaaaacagcctCTAAGGAAGAAGGCAAAAAATGGtccttattttaaatgtctttatttttaagatacttCTAAAAATGTTCAAACCCAAAACCATTCTTATGCTTTGAATATGTCTGTGGGAGGAACATAACTCTTATTATGGTTAGAATAATTTAATGAAAGATTTCcagaaaattttctgaatttaagaTTCTGATTTTCCTAGGTGCTATATTACCCAAGTATATTCACCAAGTAGTATACCCTTACTTAGGTTTTCCTCTTGAtgacaaacagaaataaagataagTTGTACCATCACACTGTAGTAATATTCAATAGCAGTATATGGAGTCCACTgaaattacaatttttatatattctttatatataattttcatattaaaattctaactggaggggcgcctgggtggctcagtgggttaaagcctctgccttcgactcacgtcatgatcccagggtcctgggatcgagccccatgtcgggctctctgctccgcagggagcctgcttcctcccctctctctctctctgcctgcctctctgcctacttgtgatttctctgtcaaataaataaaaatctttaaaaaaaaataaataaaattctaactggagagattatttagaaattaatttctttttagtccAATGACTGACAAACCAGATAAACTGCTATACACATTTCCATAATGTCACAAATACTCCTATAGTAACTGAAGTGGAAAGAATGCTAAATGCAATTTCCCTTTATATGCACATCAACAAAAAACTTCCTGTTTCACTGTTCTTGTTCCGGCTCTAACTACTCTTTACCCAACAAAAGAACAATAACTGGTTTTCCTTGTTTCATCTTGATAGATTCAATTTTTTCTGAATGacttttacattattattattattttaattagtacTCCTTCACTAAGATTTTAATATGTCACTAGCCATGAGCATGATATTCAAGGCTCACTGAAATATGCACCTAAATGTTCTCTGTAGGCTTACATTCACACAGTTGGGATAAAAAACACACTTTTATTTCTGAAGTACATGCAAACGAACCTgcaaaagatgaataaaacaggGCACAAATTGACATTATATAAAATACCTAACCAAATCATCAGGTGCCTTCTTTATATGCCATTCAGAGGAATTCTTCCTGACCAAAGAATCCACAGGTTTTCCAGTGACAATAACATAGTACATGTGCTTGTATATACAATTTCATATGAAAACACAGCCATTTCAAAGAACCTTCTTCCCAGTACATTCTGAAAAATCAGTTCTAACTCTAAAGCCCAGTTTGTATACGGATGTCCCAAAGATAATCTGAAATACTACAGGATGAGTGCACACATAAGGATGCCCAAGAGGTATGCATGACCTAAGCCAGACTTCCTGTAAATATACTGATGCTATCTAATAGCAGAAGTTAGAGACCCTATCTACAAATGATTTTAGTAGGACATAATTGGTCTAAGTAGGTTCGGTAAATACATCTAATATTTATGGATTTATGGAATATGGGTAGATGGAGAATGAAGGTAGTTATTTTAGTTGTAAAATTATGGAATAGAAAAGATgttggaaaactcaaaagacttcCTTTTGTgagatattttcatgtatattgtTTAGAAACAGTTATTTCAAACCTGAAATGTGACCTAATGCAGAAGAAAAGGGATACTTTTGAAGAGTTCCATCTGATAGTTTCTGGATCTTTCAGAAAAAGATGCTATGTACCTGATGCTTGCCTATATCTTTTGAATCATTAGTCAATTTGTTGCTGGATAGGAGCTATGATTCTCATTAATTTGTTTTGATAATTCAGCTGTGTGTTAAGAGAAGCAAAAGAGGACTCACGCTtcataaaaaagaagacagacaaagtGGTTTCTTCTTCACTATTCAAGATAGGCAACTAAGGCAATAGCCTCAAGGagtcaagttaaaaaaatgtttgtcatgAATCTGGGTCTTAAACATGATTTGACCAGGGACCTGGGGCAAGAGAAATCAGTTTAAGTCTGAGAGTAGAAATAACGTACACTAGTGAGAACAGTCATTCCAAGAGCCGAAACCTATGTAGAACGTATCAGATCAGACATGAGAGTGACAAGTTGTACCCAGAAGGGACACTTTAAAGCTACCTGTATCAAGAGAATCCAATATTTGAGACTGATTTCctaggggaaacctcttacacggGGACTGATGTGGTGGCAGGGAGAGTGgtaagagagagaatggaatgTGGACTTCTTTTTAACTCTGTcacaagtggataaagaagaaaaaaaaaatctgagagaaaaggggacaacccacatgtgtgttttctttaatggAGTACCtatgcaaacaaaaaaacccctaaagtTTTAGCCTTCTAAAGTACTTATTTAgggagttttaaaattctttcaaagtCCTAGGATACTTAATATGAAGaaatccagaatattttcattttctacccAGAAGCCAGAAATGTCCTTTTGCCTTCCTCTAAAATGGCAAATAATAACCACTCTGTAAATTTTTGCAGAATGCCCACTACATGTGGACATTGTACTAGCTATTAGGAATATAGTGGGGAATAAGACAAACTTGTCTTTGCTTTTATGGAACCGTCTGGGGGCAACAATATATAGAGCAGgcaaaaataagatttatagGCTAACCAACTGTAGAAGTATGCTAATCTACAGCaagaactattaaaataaaaatctgatgaaGATTTAAATCCTAGTAAAGACaacattttaaaaggcaaacTTAGAGAAATGACTAAATAATGAAGgtgagttaaaaataaacactCTCAAACCAAgccaaaaaggaagagaaaagatcaaGTCAGGTGCAACAATTAGCTTGAATTAGGAAGTGGGTGGAGGGCTGGGCAGTAGAGACAGACACCACACTATTAGAACTTACTTTGGTGGTTTCAGGTCCCTGTGAATTAGAGCTTTGGGTTGCATGCTGTGAAGATAAGCCACTCCTTGGGAACACTGTAAACACCAACTCATTGCATGGGCAGCAGTGTAATATGGCAATGGTTCAGCACCATGCAGCACTGCAAAAGAAAGGCACAAACTAAAAAGAACTTTATTGCATATAAAAAAAGACAAGGTGAATGCGAGCACTATTGGAATACATGACTGGGTAATTTTCTACTCAGGCTCCTATCActtctgcttttaattcttttttaaatacaaagatggAAATATCTAATAATTTCAAATGGGTAACTATCACATAAGCACCTACAATGTAATAGTACTTCTATTAAATGTTATACCTACACTCGAGCAAAATTAATATGAATCATCACACTTTTCCACATTGACAGTCTTTCACACAATAATGTGACTTATAAGCAATGTGATGGCATACTACTGTAAGAGAAGTACAAAGAAGTAGAGACAGACACCAGAAGtagtacaaaaagaaaacaatgtgtgTCAAGATACTTAAAATTATGCTTTCTACAATAGCTAAAAACTAGAAATAGTTCAACCAAGTAAGACAATGGAGTATTAGAGATACCCATCAACAATGAACACATGGGCAGTgaatataagtaaaaatttaaataaaatggtaattaaaaaaatacaaccattTATTTTATACAATTGCAACAATTAATATACTTACTATATGGTTGGTGTTTCTTAAGAGTGAAATAGTTATCTCAGTTCTGTAAATATAACTAAATGACCTAGTTTCtttgttataattaaaatgttttctgaagttttcacaatttcattttttgtaaagAGAGCAAATTAAgaggaatgaaatgaaagaaagtatGCTTAAAGAGATCTCAAATGAGGAGGCTCAAAGCTAagagaggacaaaaagaaaaacattaaaagtatgaagattttttttttggctttatagatttattttcaaaggaaaaaacagacaaTTTAAATACAAGTCTAAACAGAATTACTCTGTCAAAGGCAGCAATAATGCCAAAACGCGTTCTCACTTCCAGACACTCGCCAGCATCTTCCAACTCTTCTCTCAGTGAAAAAAGGGGGTctgatattttattcatatacatCCTTCTTATCTGCAATGTAATCTACAATTTCTTGTGGACACATTAACTTCTCCGCATCTGTATCAGGAATTTCAAACCCAAATTCATCCTCCATGGCCATGATAATTTCCACTTGGTCCAAACTGTCTAAGCCCAGGTCTTTCATAAAGTGGGAATTTACCGAGAGCTTTTCTGGGTCAATCTTGTCATAAAGTTTCAACACATAAAGAACACGGTCCTTGATCCCCTCTAACGTCAGAGGGGGTGCGTCGCTATACTGGCGGCACAGCTGTGTCAGCGGGACCTGCGCAGGCGCCGAGGCTGTCGGCGGAGCCCCAGGCCTCGTCCGGGCCCCCGCGGGGCACAGGGTGATGCTGAGCGGCCGGGCTGCGGCCAGCGTGGGAACCCGGGGCAGCGGCGCGAAGGCCGCGGGCAGTCGGCGGACACAAGCGGAAAGGACACGAGCCGCCATGGCTACGCCGACCCAAGATgcctgaagatattttaaaatctatttaaaaagcaaattttactTGACTTAAATGCTTTTAACATTATGAAAAGTACCATCAATTGAAAAGATTGATAGATTTCTAAATTTCACATACtagcagatttatttttaattacctcCTTTTGAGATTTTGAAGGTAAGCTATAAAGAACATTAAGTAACTAACAGTGTATATGAAAAGCTTTTCAATGATTTTACTCTATTAGATAAAGTGTCTAATGACACTCACCATTATATAAAGAGCCCCCTTCAGCATATTCCATCACAAGACATACCTAAAAGAAACACATGTCAGTATAATTAACCACAGGGCTATAACATCTTAGGTGACTTGAGAGAGAACTGAGTTCAATCTTTAATTTTACAAACGCACAAGAAATTATTCCTTTGATTTCTGCTATGTGAATGGTACTAATGGGAAAAAGAAGGGGATCTATGATCTAAGGCCTTGTCTTGTAGGGGCCCACTGTTCAAGAATGCAGGTGTGTGTAAAAAGATAATTGCCCAAACTCTGAAAGCTTTCTCCAGTGCTGAGTAGATGCTGGCACAGAACATCATGAGCCTCATAAGATGAGGTTAGTGGGTAAGACCACCCAAGATATCTCTTGCAATATACTGTGTTGCTAACAGActacaaacaaatacataaagggtaatttttacacttttaatttaagaaaaaataaatcaaaatagcTTCATAAATTACACACCTGCGAACATTTATTATGTCAATGCTTACAGACAGGTGACAATGAAAAAGTGACAAACTTACTGgattcaagcaggctccatataGCTTTACAATATTAGGATGGTTCACACGGGATAACTGTCGAAGCTGTAACAAATTaaggtttcttttaaaagatgctaATTTTTGAGGAATTGATTACATTATGTCATTACAATTTTAGGGTATATAAAACATTAGTTTAATCATTTAACAATCATTATTCACTATGTAGCAGGTACTGTGTCATAAAATGCCTGCCCAGAATGGAAAAGATTTCCTGCCCTGAGCTCTCGCACTTTACTTGGGAGACAGACATGTAAACGAGTAACTAAGGCAAAATGCAAAGTGCTATTAACAGGAGTATGAACAAGCCATGATAAGtacaagtaagaaaaaataaactttaacaaGAAATGTTAGTACACCAACCCAGAAAGGGCACTGAGCTTAGTTATCCAAGGCAAACGAAGCTatgtcaccatcatcatcttcaGAGTTATGGCTGCAGAGCCTACCTCACTCTGTGCCAGGTCCTGGTGGGCATTTAACAGATACTATGTAATTCTCACAACTCTGCAAGGTAGGTATTGTCATTTCTGCCTATAAGAAAAGAgacctttggggcgcctgggtagctcagtcagtgaagtggctgcctttagctcaggtcacgatcccagcgtcctgggattgagccccatctcagcctccctgctcagcagcgagcctgcttctccctctccagctccctctgcttatgttccctgttatttgttataaataaataaaatcttaaagaaaagaaaagagacctTTAAGATAAAGTTCAGACAGGGCTAAGGGAGAGGTTAAATAACCTATTGCTACTGCCAGGGTTTCAACTTTGGTTCATCCAACTTAAAATCTGTACtctttctgtgtatgtgtacggtcttcttccttctcccatctCTTGAATTAATCGCATCCTCTCCATTCCCACTACCACTGCCTTAGTAATTCCATGAATTGCTGCAGTAATCACTATGGTATTTTCCTAGCTGTTCTCCCTACTTCCTAATGATAGTACCAGGTACCTATGCAAATAATCTTCCCCAATCCAATGAATCACACTGAGGTCAGTGAGAGGTTTGGCTGTACTGTTTCTCTTGCTCTACACCCCAAACTTCTATTAATGTGTCCCCCCAAACTGCACttactcttccttctcctctcttttctgtcttttcccctctctctttcctattATCCACACTATACAGCTGGCTCATATGAAGGTTAACCTTTTTACCAAATGTCACCAGAAAGCTCTATTTCTCTATAGTCAACACTTGCGTATTTTCAGTCCTAACACaaaaattactatttattatattcatttattatacaaaaaatatatttattgtatttcatCTTCTAAAGGTTTAGCACTTAGCTTCGGATAGCACattatttaagaatttctttctttcttttttaaagattttattttatttatttgtcagagagagagacagcacaagcagtgggagaagcaggcaaagggagacgcaagcagactccccactgggcagggagcccaatgtgggacttgatcccaggaccc
The sequence above is drawn from the Mustela nigripes isolate SB6536 chromosome 5, MUSNIG.SB6536, whole genome shotgun sequence genome and encodes:
- the LOC132017459 gene encoding acyl carrier protein, mitochondrial → MAARVLSACVRRLPAAFAPLPRVPTLAAARPLSITLCPAGARTRPGAPPTASAPAQVPLTQLCRQYSDAPPLTLEGIKDRVLYVLKLYDKIDPEKLSVNSHFMKDLGLDSLDQVEIIMAMEDEFGFEIPDTDAEKLMCPQEIVDYIADKKDVYE